The sequence GTGTAAAGTGTATTCTCCTGTGAAGTGGTGTTCTGCGCTGTTATGACACTGTCCAGTGTTTCCCGTTACAGACTTGTGCTTTTGACCAACATTTGCTTCCTATACGAGTATACTGGATGCTTCAAATGTGTACATGGCACTGTTGAATAAAACTGTTAAAAACCTTGACCTCTTTTAGATTGCACTTCAACTTGGGTATAATGTAAAACAATTACAATGTGACCTTTTTCTtctcactttttattttacaatttacatttgaGCCTTCAGCTTATTCCTATTCTAAAGGCCTGTTATGTGAACACACTTAGACTGTCCAGTAGTAACCAAGGTCAACTATTGCTGACTCAAGAAGTCACCTACTTCAGATCAAACATTTGCCTCCCAGTCTTCCTCTGGTTCAGCGCTGGGGGGGCACTGGCGGGCCTCTGCATATGGGCTGTCCTCCAAATCAGCACGAtgctcctcatcatcatcaaggtctgaaacacacacatgaaGGAACATTGTCACAACCAGAACAACCTTGAGTTCTGAAATTCATAGAATAAGCAGCACCGCAGgaaatacacatacacacacaatacaaTTCTGCTCATGATGCCTTTTGTTTGGAAGTGTAATGAGCTAAGTTGTAAGATTAGTGATTGGGCAAACTTTGTGAACTACTTAATTAACAAAGATGCTTTAACTCCTGCAGTCCAGTTCATTTGGGTCAAGTGGAAACAatatacattttagcattttattaTAACTGGTCCAGTTGCTGTTCACAGTGACTTTATGACATATTATACTCAGATGTTGTTATAACATGGTGGTCAAGTTCCCTCCTAGGTGTAAGTTGTACACACACTATAACAGACACAAGTGTTGGAAACATTACCTTGTTCCTGGTGATCCAGGAGCATCGCAGAGCCGTCCTGGCTCAGTTTCACTCCGGGTTCATCCATCAGGAGGAGTCTGAGATTACTGACACTTCCACTCAGAACGCTGACTTTGGGGCAGCAGCACCAGAGCACAGCCAGAGGGACAGACACACACCTGCCAGCACACACAAAGGGGGGCGTTATCGGTGATAAGGTGATgccagattttttgaaatatttcTCAACCGGGATATCAATAATGACATTTGTGCTAGATTTCTTTTACGTTCAAAACTCCCATTGAGGTTTTCGAAATGAAGCTTTGTCTGTCGTCGTATtctatcaaaagcttttttaaatcaaatcaacTTTTCTTAAACCAATCAGTTTGCTGCAATTGCTGCTAGACTGGAAACTAATTCTAAAAAAAGTTTTTAATGGTTCATTTGGTGTAGCTTAATCTGTTTCTGCAGCTAGGCAGTAATACTGggttaaaacaaaaatacaaatttgaaaaagaaaaaaacctgTACAGAATTCTAATTCAATGTTCTGAACAAAACCTATACTGTACAATACAGCTCAAATAGAAATGTGCACAAGTATTGATATTTAAGAATATAGGCGTTTGAAAGACTACAGCAGTTTACTGGGGCACATTCCAGAAACGGCCTTATAaccagggctgcacataactggtgcgcacCCCCCgccaaaaaagagagagagtaaAATTTCATCCACGAGGACGACGGCATCTGCGATCCCTCGCTCTACCCCTcgctatcgcgtgaagggtctgctttatGCGCTCCGCACAACCCTGCTGCGTGCTCACTAGCGCACCTCACCTCCCCCCCCATTCATAAAGTCAAGTACCCCTCAAAAGGTCCGGTTTATCTCATTTTAAGGAtgcgcaccaagcaacatctccagatgctcctttgagaaccagggcaaaaaagttatgtgcacccctgcttATAACTCATCTTCATCTTGCTTTAGGAAAAACACCTGCGCCATTTGTCAGAATCCGGTTTGCTGTGTCTCCAAAACAGCTCTCCATCCTCCTCTTCCTGATCCACCAGGGTTTTCATCTCTGCTCCACATGCTGCTgtgaaatatgttttttaagAAAATGATTAAGTTTGTGTGTGACTAAGTGTTTATCTGTTAAGGAACATTGTAACTTAAGCTGCTAGGCACAATGATATCCTgcagaaatatttgaattagagaaaacacacacacaagggtttGACAAAAATAACCTCAATGCCTGTTTCCCATTTAGGATTTTCAAACCAAAGTTGTATACAACCTTTTAAGGCCCGTTGTtcacctgtctgtgtctcttccGTGTCCACGTGTCTCTCTGATGCTCTGAAGCATTCCCCCCCTTCACCCTCAGCCTGGCACAGATCATCTGTGTCATCCCTCTCGCCAGTCTCCTCTGCGATCCATCTTCTCTTCAGCTTCTCCGCCCAGTAAACTACCTCACACATCAGGACCCTCCGCAAGATGTTGTTGTCATGCAGGCTGGGGTAGATTATACTATACAGCTGAAAAATAAACATCTATTTTactataaataatacaaaatcaAGGAGAAGTATGTGTGCCTCAGGCTTATATGCAGTTTAGGTTAGTTATAAGAGAAGGGTCATTGTAAAGACGTTTCATCAGTACTTCAATCTACGTTGATCTAATAATGAGCTACCAGCCTAAAGGGATTCTGTAAACAACCAGAAAGCTTTTGTAAGTTGAATACATTATAATAAATTACAACAACCAAGCGAgaaaaaatatgttatacttcTGTTGCCTTTACTTTGTAGTGGAAATAATGGGCAGCCAGAAATATGCAGGGAGGGAAAGAGCGGGACAAAGTCACCATTATTCAGTTAGATAGCAACAGGTTGTTTCTTTGAAGACTGGATCTCTGCCTCAAAAATGACTGGTGTATAAAGACGTTTACTCACAAGAGTGTATGAAAACACATCCTCAGCATCTTCATCAAACATGTTGTAATGCTGTTTGCCCCCGAGACGGTGAAACACACCGATCTGGGAGCAGAAGCCGACGCGCTCCCGCTGACCTGGAGGTGCCTGTCCAACACCAGTTAACTCCACCTCATAACCGTACTGCAAACACACCTTCATAGCCCTAAGGAGGGTTGTAATGTTGACAAAATAGTTAGATTCTTCTTTCCTTCATTaggggatatatatatatagcagtggcgaaccgtcagggccttcaaggtattcagagaataccctggaacaatcaatttaattatataaataaaatgtatataaaatgaataaatgagaatggtatccgtgttgttgatctgtaatattacagcgttacattgatttgtttgtccttctcggaccatgcactacgcatttcagtggttttgtgatagaaaagaaagcaaccaatcagatcttgttctgggtctctgggtagaatatccttcaaccaaggtattctacatccttgatcgaatgccctggccgttgcactgaatgagagcgtacgtttggactgacagtttgatcaaccaatcatatattgatttgtagccaatgagcgtattctttcagagttcccctcggttccacCGTACTCTAGAAGGCCcactagttaactggctcgagacagaggatctagatgaatgcgacgaagcaattcatgccgttttattgtttttaacgttgaaatgacaagtgcaacaggtgaagatgaagaagTTGCAGAATTGTTgcgagtacccttttcaagacgacaattcagtgaaaagacggatatTATAACGGcgtggggggggtgtgtgtatgtgtctacagaaggtccagttgtgatagacacgatTCGCCACTGGTATATTGAATCAGAATAAAGTAGCCATGTAGGTTTTCTCTTACAAATAATTGGCCTTGAATACAATAAACATAAGAGGAAATAGAAAATGCAGGCAAAGTAATGCAAAAGTCAAAAACATACATTCATAACATAAAAATATCAATACAATCTGAAAAAAGATACTATAAAAACCACAATACCAAATATCTACAGTGTACAGTGCTGATGTATTTTAGAGTAAAAGTATCCATTTACATTCCCTGTCACTACCATCCTCATCAACACGATCAATGTAGTGCTGTTCGCTACACTCTAAGtctgaaaatgagaaatctgcCTACCAGGACTTGAACTCTGCTCTGGTCCACTCAAACTTGTGGTCAATGTGCCTGAAACCCACAAGTCCAGGGAGAAAGGGGTTGAAGTCAGAGTTTGGGGTACTGACGATAACCGCCTCAGGGGTCAAGTATCCAAACACCACCTCAGAGAAAAGCTCCACATCAGCAAGAGTGAGATGCTCAATgctgcagacagacaggaaaCATGGGGTTCAGATCATGGGTCGAATGACTGATAGATAGAAACACCTCAACGATAGATGGTTAGGTGAACATAGTGAGGAAAAAGACAACACCATATAGGTAAATTACAAACAGGTGCTAAAGAAGGAACCTTGAAGACATTGAACTGCAACAACCACACACTCCCTTACAGCTCTATACTGGTCACCAGATCAAATCCTCTGAGGCGTGCGTCTTTCTCAGTGACGGAGCCCTGGTACAGCTCGATGCGCAGCTGATCATAACTTGGCTGCAGATAGTCAGTTGATATAGGAGCTAATCCATGCCTGAAGGACATACAAGCAAGGTGCACACATTATAAATCCACACAGTATAACtgatcacaacaacaacaacaacaacaataaagtGAAATGAATGGTGGTGGAAAGATGCATTGCAGTGACCATCAATTTCACTATTTGAGAGCATTTGCATACATCTTGGGTTGCAAATAACTGTATTTAGTGTTATAATTGTCAAATAGTTTGATCAttttaaactttacaatgtcaAGAGGAAAGTGAAAAATGGCCATCACATTTTCTATAGGTTGGACAATTCATAtccaaatgtattttaaagtaTTCACATCTAAAAAGCTACATCCAgccaatatatttacatttttctgctgattgattgattgaaaagtgtattaacagcttgtatattgggtacagtacagtacagctcaaaacatacaattgttaaggggatgcagaccagagaaagactttcgtcttgtttacatcagggtcctccatttccaattcatcatatcatttaagacatataagacatatttgacatacagatggcttatttacaatttacatacagGTGGTTTTTTAACATACAGATTGCTTATTTACAATTTTCATTTTAGATTTCGTTCTAATACATCCTAACcggacatttaagacataccaaGTCTCCAGATATACAGTTAGTAACATAGTCTAAAATGCGAGTATATAcatagatgggggggggggggggggggagctgtcCATTGGACGACAGGTTGAGATTTGTACCATTACCGGGGCCAGTTTTGCAATGCTCTCCCCCGAAGGTGCTCTTTAAGAGAGGTTTTGAAGGCAAGTATAGTTTTACTTTCCTTTACAGTTGTGGGAAGAGCGTTCCACCTTGATGTGGCATAATTTAATTGCGAAACGTGTATTCCCCCTTTTTTGTGCCAAATCTGGGTTTCACATGATTTGTGGAGCTCCCTCTGGTGTTATGATCATGGTATTCCTTGACCTTTGGGAAGAATGTTGACATGTACATGGGTACCATAGAGGTGTAGTGGATCTTGTAGACCAGGCCCATTGCAAGTAGCTGTACTCTGTTGTCTACTCTAAGCCATCCTAGGTTATCAAAGTGGGCAGAGGTGAGGTGGGTTCTAGATGAAAGGTCAAGCCTTTCAGGTCAGGGCGATTTGTTATCAGGTCTGACCAGTTTATTTTGCGATGTTTGAAGTTTTATTTTTAGCGCCTTGGAGGTGCTATGGTACCATGACGTGCAAGCATAGTCATAGTACCCTTGAATGAGTGCTCCTGCTAGAGTTTTCAGGGTGTTTTTGTTTACCAGAGAGGAGATCCGGTGGAGGAATCTAGTTCTTTGATTgactttttttattacattggATGCCATTTTGTCACAGGAGAGGTTTGCCTCAAGAATAGATCCTGGGTATGTAATTTCCTTCTTACTTGTGACAATAATGTCACCCACTGCAACTGAGAAGTCGTCGGATTTGCTGAGATTATGTTTCGAACCGAAGAGAATGGACTCTGATTTACCCAGGTGTAATGACAATTTATTATCGGCGAGCCAGGTGCAGATTCTGCTGAGCTCGGAGCTGAGGGTTTTTTCAACCTGCAATCTGCTCCTGTCAGAGACCAGCAGGGCTGAGTCGTCCGCGAACAGGAACAAGTTGCAGTCACATGCTGATGACATGtcatttgcataaattaggaacAGTAACGGACCTAATATGCTTCCTTGTGGAACACCACAGCTcactgggagggggggggggggcagagtaACGTTTACCTCCACCATCTGTTCTCTCCCCTCCAGGTAGGATTGCATCCAGCTCACCGATAGTTTATCAAAACCAATTGCTTTTAGCTTGTCAATCAGAATGGGGTGATTGACAGTGTCGAAAGCCTTTTGTAGGTCCAGCATCACCATGCCGCAGTACTTGCCCTCGTCCACCTCTTGTTTGATGTGGTCGCTCAAATAAAGAAGGCATGTGTCAGTGGAGTGGGctgttctaaagccagattgAAATTCATAGATTAGTTTCTTTTCCGAGAGGTACTTTTCAACCTGTTCATATACTATTTTTTCCATGACTTTCGAGATGGAGGTAAGTATAGAAACAGGGCGGTAGTTGCCTGggtccaatttgctgcccttttTGTGCAGGGGAGTTACTCTTGCAATTTTGAAGTCTTTGGTTACTTTTCCCTGTTTTATGGAGAGGTTAATTATGTGAGCTATGACTGGTGAGATGGCAGTTGCTGTGTCTCTGAGGAATTTGGAGGGGATATTGTCGTGGCCAGTGGCCTTGTTAGGTTGGAAGGCGCTCAGTTTAATGAGTACCTCTGCTGTTGTTACCCTTGCTAGACTGAAATCATCTTTGCGTACCCCTAGGTTTTTGTAGTAGGTCATGATGTGATCTA is a genomic window of Pseudochaenichthys georgianus chromosome 4, fPseGeo1.2, whole genome shotgun sequence containing:
- the henmt1 gene encoding small RNA 2'-O-methyltransferase isoform X2, encoding MEPMFTPALHRQRHQFVIDFVKRKKPKKVLDLGCCECVLLKQLKFHREIELLVGLDIDGVQIKKKMHGLAPISTDYLQPSYDQLRIELYQGSVTEKDARLRGFDLVTSIELIEHLTLADVELFSEVVFGYLTPEAVIVSTPNSDFNPFLPGLVGFRHIDHKFEWTRAEFKSWAMKVCLQYGYEVELTGVGQAPPGQRERVGFCSQIGVFHRLGGKQHYNMFDEDAEDVFSYTLLYSIIYPSLHDNNILRRVLMCEVVYWAEKLKRRWIAEETGERDDTDDLCQAEGEGGECFRASERHVDTEETQTACGAEMKTLVDQEEEDGELFWRHSKPDSDKWRRCVSVPLAVLWCCCPKVSVLSGSVSNLRLLLMDEPGVKLSQDGSAMLLDHQEQDLDDDEEHRADLEDSPYAEARQCPPSAEPEEDWEANV
- the henmt1 gene encoding small RNA 2'-O-methyltransferase isoform X1; amino-acid sequence: MEPMFTPALHRQRHQFVIDFVKRKKPKKVLDLGCCECVLLKQLKFHREIELLVGLDIDGVQIKKKMHGLAPISTDYLQPSYDQLRIELYQGSVTEKDARLRGFDLVTSIELIEHLTLADVELFSEVVFGYLTPEAVIVSTPNSDFNPFLPGLVGFRHIDHKFEWTRAEFKSWAMKVCLQYGYEVELTGVGQAPPGQRERVGFCSQIGVFHRLGGKQHYNMFDEDAEDVFSYTLLYSIIYPSLHDNNILRRVLMCEVVYWAEKLKRRWIAEETGERDDTDDLCQAEGEGGECFRASERHVDTEETQTAACGAEMKTLVDQEEEDGELFWRHSKPDSDKWRRCVSVPLAVLWCCCPKVSVLSGSVSNLRLLLMDEPGVKLSQDGSAMLLDHQEQDLDDDEEHRADLEDSPYAEARQCPPSAEPEEDWEANV